One genomic region from Phragmites australis chromosome 1, lpPhrAust1.1, whole genome shotgun sequence encodes:
- the LOC133916918 gene encoding protein trichome birefringence-like 19, producing MKLHWSVRFLFGPVPVYFSALAILIVLTNAQYFGLVGVGVAPRTAKLASSTPVVSVMKYCDIFRGEWVPDTEAPYYNHKTCQMIQEHQNCLKYGRPDLGFLKWRWRPSGCELPRFDPLQFLQFVRGKSLAFVGDSLARNHMQSLLCLLSQVAYPKDLSANPSDQNKVYHYRAYNFTISMFWSPFLVRAREPDHDGPAHTGHWSLYLDEPDDTWVSQISRFDYVLVSAANWFSRPSLFYEKRRLIGCSFCSRQYGVPDLTLYYSQRRAWRVALRAINALDDLRGMVIVRMLSPMSHFENGTWDQGGNCKRTQPLRGNETTMEGRDLHFYNAQMEEYRAAAKAAQEKGRRLLLMDATAAMLMRPDGHPSRYGHWPNEKVQLYNDCIHWCLPGPIDIWNDMLFQMLLA from the exons ATGAAGCTCCACTGGTCGGTGAGGTTCCTGTTCGGGCCCGTGCCGGTGTACTTCTCGGCGCTGGCCATCCTCATCGTGCTCACCAACGCGCAGTACTTCGGGCTCGTGGGCGTCGGCGTGGCGCCGCGCACGGCGAAGCTGGCCTCGTCGACGCCGGTGGTGAGCGTGATGAAGTACTGCGACATCTTCCGCGGGGAGTGGGTGCCGGACACGGAGGCGCCCTACTACAACCACAAGACGTGCCAAATGATCCAGGAGCACCAGAACTGCCTCAAGTACGGCCGGCCGGACCTCGGGTTCCTCAAGTGGCGGTGGCGCCCCTCGGGGTGCGAGCTGCCGCGCTTCGACCCCCTGCAGTTCCTGCAGTTCGTCCGCGGCAAGTCGCTCGCCTTCGTGGGGGACTCCTTGGCGCGCAACCACATGCAGTCCCTGCTCTGCCTCCTCTCGCAG GTTGCGTATCCCAAAGACCTGTCGGCGAACCCGTCGGACCAGAACAAGGTGTACCACTACAGGGCGTACAACTTCACCATCAGCATGTTCTGGTCGCCATTCCTGGTGCGCGCGCGGGAGCCCGACCACGACGGCCCCGCGCACACAGGCCACTGGAGCCTCTACCTAGACGAGCCCGACGACACTTGGGTGTCCCAGATCTCCCGGTTCGACTACGTGCTGGTGTCCGCGGCGAACTGGTTCTCCCGCCCCTCGCTCTTCTACGAAAAGCGCCGCCTGATCGGGTGCAGCTTCTGCAGCCGGCAGTACGGCGTCCCGGACCTGACGCTCTACTACTCGCAACGCCGCGCGTGGCGCGTGGCGCTGCGGGCGATCAACGCGCTGGACGACCTCCGGGGCATGGTCATCGTGCGCATGCTGTCCCCGATGTCGCACTTCGAGAACGGGACGTGGGACCAGGGCGGCAACTGCAAGCGCACGCAGCCGCTCCGGGGCAACGAGACCACGATGGAGGGCCGCGACCTGCACTTCTACAACGCGCAGATGGAGGAGTACCGCGCGGCGGCGAAAGCCGCGCAGGAGAAGGGCCGGCGGCTGTTGCTGATGGACGCGACGGCGGCGATGCTGATGCGGCCGGACGGGCACCCGAGCCGGTACGGGCACTGGCCCAACGAGAAGGTGCAGCTCTACAACGACTGCATCCACTGGTGCCTGCCCGGGCCCATCGACATCTGGAACGACATGCTCTTCCAGATGCTCCTCGCCTGA